One part of the Corynebacterium sp. CNCTC7651 genome encodes these proteins:
- a CDS encoding MurT ligase domain-containing protein, which yields MKFRSHVALTAARLATAASRATGRGAGGMIGGLVAGAIDPNIMEQLGGGRPTALVTGTNGKSTTTRMLAGALRSTHTVATNDGGDNMDAGIISALMAGEGASHVVLEVDELHVPHVAQRLAPEAIVLLNLSRDQLDRVGEINAIERALRAAVMEHPEATVVANCDDVLITSIAWDHPNVVWVAAGTGWLGDSVTNPRSGGHVVRTEDDWYAVQSLDDGSSFRRPTPHYSVDEEGLHVPGGDVVKLELQLPGRANRGNAAQAIACAVEVFGVPLEQAVAAAEAVDNVAGRYTTVGLGDHDVHLLLAKNPAGWQEALTMLDAEAAGVVIAVNAQQGDGEDVSWLWDIDFENLRAGTVVAAGERGTDLAVRLFYSGLDHTLVHDPLAAIRACPPGRVEVLANYTALLNLRKALSKQEDYRG from the coding sequence ATGAAATTCCGCTCACACGTGGCGCTGACGGCCGCCCGCCTGGCCACCGCCGCCTCCCGCGCCACCGGACGCGGCGCCGGCGGCATGATCGGCGGGCTGGTTGCCGGCGCGATCGACCCGAACATCATGGAGCAGCTCGGCGGCGGGCGGCCGACGGCGCTGGTCACGGGCACGAACGGCAAGTCCACCACCACCCGCATGCTGGCCGGCGCGCTGCGCTCCACCCACACCGTGGCTACTAACGACGGCGGCGACAACATGGATGCCGGCATCATTTCGGCGCTGATGGCGGGTGAGGGGGCGTCGCACGTCGTGCTCGAGGTGGATGAGTTGCACGTGCCGCACGTGGCACAGCGCCTCGCGCCGGAGGCGATCGTGCTGCTGAACCTGTCGCGCGACCAGCTGGACCGCGTCGGCGAGATCAACGCCATCGAGCGCGCCCTGCGCGCCGCCGTGATGGAGCACCCGGAGGCGACGGTGGTCGCGAACTGCGACGATGTCCTGATCACCTCTATCGCCTGGGACCACCCCAACGTGGTGTGGGTCGCCGCCGGCACCGGCTGGCTGGGCGATTCCGTGACCAATCCCCGCTCCGGCGGGCACGTCGTGCGCACGGAGGACGACTGGTACGCGGTGCAATCGCTTGACGACGGTTCCTCATTCCGCCGCCCCACCCCCCACTACAGCGTGGACGAGGAGGGTCTCCACGTGCCTGGGGGTGACGTCGTGAAGCTTGAGCTCCAGCTGCCGGGGCGGGCGAACCGCGGCAACGCGGCGCAGGCGATTGCCTGCGCGGTGGAGGTGTTCGGCGTGCCGCTGGAGCAGGCCGTCGCCGCCGCGGAGGCCGTGGATAACGTGGCCGGGCGCTACACCACCGTGGGCTTGGGCGACCACGACGTGCACCTGCTGCTGGCCAAGAACCCCGCCGGCTGGCAGGAGGCGCTGACCATGCTGGACGCGGAGGCCGCGGGCGTGGTCATCGCCGTGAACGCGCAGCAAGGCGACGGCGAGGACGTCTCCTGGCTGTGGGACATCGACTTCGAGAACCTGCGCGCCGGCACCGTCGTCGCCGCGGGCGAGCGCGGCACTGACCTCGCCGTGCGCCTCTTCTACTCCGGCCTGGACCACACGCTGGTGCACGATCCGCTCGCCGCCATCCGCGCCTGCCCGCCGGGCCGCGTGGAGGTCCTGGCCAATTACACCGCCCTGCTCAACCTGCGCAAGGCCCTTTCCAAGCAGGAGGATTACCGTGGCTAA
- a CDS encoding DNA polymerase III subunit epsilon (3'-5' exonuclease of DNA polymerase III) — protein sequence MTYPFVALHMQSAGIHPSTGRLLTLDAVTFDDAGRIGEEFHQVFNPGCDPGPRHTHGLEPGDFAQAPRFSRFLRTLDKLIDDRLLILHDSPTEWGFLVSEARRAMNAAARANRSRGRRGGRRRQRVGHVPKPEAIVDVLASARLQGYVPTDERIGAVAKLIGVEAPGAEASVERASISESELSRERTLTTVAMYLELRERGDVARVDPAELAADRFGLQRSALRVDAEKAAAAAENPGVYGGRLERGMEVVVTDDVACCPDELIDLGVRAGLTYSEKLSRETSLVVSDAAAKGIELRGKAMHGHRKDIPILSADEFARAVEAMEA from the coding sequence ATGACCTACCCCTTCGTGGCGTTGCACATGCAGTCGGCGGGCATCCATCCGTCGACGGGCCGCCTGCTCACGCTTGACGCCGTCACGTTCGATGATGCCGGCCGCATCGGCGAGGAGTTCCACCAGGTCTTCAACCCCGGCTGCGACCCGGGGCCGCGCCACACGCACGGGCTCGAGCCGGGGGACTTCGCGCAGGCTCCCCGCTTCTCCCGCTTCCTGCGCACGCTGGACAAGCTTATCGACGATCGCTTGCTCATCCTCCACGATTCCCCCACCGAATGGGGCTTTTTGGTCTCCGAGGCGCGGCGCGCCATGAACGCGGCTGCCAGGGCGAACCGGTCGCGGGGTCGGCGCGGCGGGCGGCGGCGCCAGCGTGTTGGGCACGTGCCCAAGCCGGAGGCGATCGTGGACGTGCTGGCCAGCGCCAGGTTGCAGGGCTATGTGCCGACGGATGAGCGGATTGGGGCCGTCGCAAAGCTGATCGGGGTGGAGGCGCCGGGGGCTGAGGCGAGTGTGGAGCGAGCGTCGATAAGCGAAAGCGAGCTCTCGCGGGAGCGAACCCTGACCACGGTCGCGATGTACCTTGAGCTGCGCGAACGCGGCGACGTGGCGCGCGTGGACCCCGCCGAGCTCGCCGCCGACCGCTTCGGGCTGCAGCGGAGCGCGCTGCGCGTCGACGCGGAGAAGGCCGCCGCGGCCGCCGAGAACCCCGGCGTGTACGGCGGGCGGCTCGAGCGCGGCATGGAAGTTGTAGTGACCGACGATGTCGCGTGCTGCCCGGACGAGCTGATCGACCTCGGCGTGCGCGCCGGGCTGACGTACAGCGAGAAACTGTCGCGGGAGACGTCGCTGGTGGTGTCCGATGCCGCGGCGAAGGGCATCGAGCTGCGTGGCAAAGCCATGCACGGCCACCGCAAGGACATTCCCATCCTTTCCGCAGACGAATTCGCGCGCGCCGTGGAGGCGATGGAGGCCTAG